One window from the genome of Paramisgurnus dabryanus chromosome 22, PD_genome_1.1, whole genome shotgun sequence encodes:
- the mastl gene encoding serine/threonine-protein kinase greatwall isoform X1 translates to METQTMSTESVNSAVKAPSIEDFVLVKPISRGAFGKVYLARKKCNSKLYAIKVVKKADMVNKNMTDQMKAERDALALSKSPFIVHLFYSLQTATKVYLVMEYLIGGDVKSLLHIYGYFEEDMSLKYTSEVALALDYLHRHGIIHRDLKPDNMLICNEGHIKLTDFGLSKVKLDRELNLMDILTTPSLVKPKKDYFRTPGQVLSLISSLGLNTPVTEGKRHSSTVLRSPVSCGKVKQRNSSLCSPLLKKRAEYLNSPVCSSRALGSNNVFSPGLLAKSLTPRLMKSRRRFETMSVGSLLPSNTDSEDCVSPMWEDEQHLQDGENLPRLHGKEVGNRMTRNIPITPVQKKTSATRAQDHSSALTSLDNQVDLGRNNKPDISAKRLQFNPANQCTSPLEEAVSRQSTGSSLVKPESPIEPKSSLKRGFEEVDQSPGKTENHSKKNDAVYKRCFQIPKSSSGAHTGLTGIFSVVGLDDAKSDQVCLQFSERMGPKQSSPIAVAKNLFCDLEDPGEEVALHNTKAKGTLSSQTSPCDARNIKRSLSLDSDGSVHDMSLVRNTPQKPTGEKDASSSFEELDEQDISAVTPMAQPSMATPKHSSAKQQRDFDHSFVDPGLSNSMLKSPGFLKPKNVVAFRSYCSSINRSCNSHLSLASLDGMEMSTTASFHTAQSVLTPVQKKRPSLNSSLYQTPQQMASSHTPYRTPKSVRRGPERVEGAPILGTPDYLAPELLLGKPHVPGSVLCDFMVDWWALGVCLFEFLTGVPPFNDETPQLVFQNILNRDIPWPDEDEELTQNARNAIEILLTMDATKRAGLKELKHHPFFEGVDWENLHNQTMHFIPQPDDETDTSYFDARNAAQHLNVSGFSL, encoded by the exons ATGGAAACACAGACGATGTCGACAGAGAGTGTAAACAGTGCAGTGAAAGCTCCCTCCATCGAGGACTTTGTGCTGGTCAAGCCCATCAGTCGAGGAGCCTTTGGGAAAGTTTACCTCGCCAGAAAGAAATGCAACTCTAAACTTTATGCAATTAAG GTGGTGAAGAAAGCAGACATGGTGAATAAAAACATGACTGATCAAATGAAAGCTGAGAGAGATGCTCTGGCTCTGAGTAAAAGTCCTTTCATTGTGCATCTGTTTTACTCTCTTCAAACAGCAACCAAAGTCTATCTG GTGATGGAGTATCTGATTGGAGGAGATGTAAAATCCTTACTTCACATCTATGGGTACTTTGAAGAAGACATGTCTTTAAAATACACCTCAGAGGTCGCACTCGCTCTGGATTACCTTCATAGACACGGCATCATTCATAG GGACCTAAAACCAGACAACATGCTCATCTGTAATGAGGGCCACATAAAACTTACAGACTTTGGGCTTTCCAAAGTTAAGCTTGACAGGG AGCTAAACCTGATGGATATATTAACCACACCCTCTTTGGTGAAGCCTAAGAAAGATTATTTTAGAACACCTGGTCAAGTTTTGTCCCTTATAAGCTCACTTGGTCTC AATACCCCGGTGACCGAGGGTAAACGTCACAGCAGCACAGTGTTGCGCAGCCCTGTTTCCTGTGGGAAAGTCAAACAAAGGAACAGCTCTCTATGTTCACCTCTACTGAAGAAAAGGGCTGAGTACTTGAATTCTCCAGTATGCTCAAGTCGAGCCCTAG GATCTAACAATGTGTTCAGTCCTGGCTTGCTGGCCAAAAGTTTGACTCCAAGGCTGATGAAATCAAGGAGAAGATTTGAGACGATGAGTGTTGGGAGCCTTTTACCATCCAATACAGATTCAGAGGACTGTGTCAGCCCAATGTGGGAAGATGAGCAG cATTTACAAGATGGTGAGAATCTTCCTCGGTTACATGGAAAGGAAGTTGGAAATAGGATGACAAGAAACATTCCCATTACACCTGTGCAAAAGAAGACGTCTGCGACGCGGGCTCAAGATCATAGCAGTGCTTTGACCTCACTTGATAACCAAGTGGATCTTGGCAGAAATAATAAACCAGATATTTCTGCAAAGAGGCTGCAGTTTAATCCAGCAAACCAATGTACCTCACCTCTGGAGGAGGCTGTTTCCCGTCAGTCAACTGGGAGCAGTCTTGTAAAACCCGAGTCTCCAATAGAGCCTAAATCCTCATTAAAGAGAGGGTTTGAAGAAGTAGACCAAAGTCCAGGGAAAACTGAAAACCATTCCAAGAAAAACGATGCAGTGTACAAGAGATGTTTCCAGATTCCTAAAAGCAGTTCAGGAGCTCACACGGGTTTAACTGGAATTTTCTCAGTTGTCGGGCTTGATGATGCTAAAAGTGATCAGGTATGTCTGCAGTTTAGTGAGAGAATGGGTCCAAAGCAATCCAGTCCCATTGCTGTGGCCAAAAACCTCTTTTGTGATCTGGAAGATCCAGGCGAGGAGGTAGCTTTGCATAACACTAAAGCAAAGGGCACTTTAAGCTCCCAGACCTCACCCTGTGATGCACGAAATATCAAAAGAAGCCTAAGTTTAGACTCCGATGGCTCAGTCCATGACATGTCATTGGTCAGGAACACGCCTCAGAAACCAACAGGTGAAAAAGATGCTTCGTCGTCTTTTGAAGAGCTGGATGAGCAGGACATTTCTGCAGTGACACCAATGGCCCAACCCTCGATGGCTACACCAAAGCATAGCAGCGCAAAACAACAGAGGGATTTTGATCATTCTTTTGTTGACCCGGGACTATCAAACAGCATGCTCAAATCACCTGGTTTCCTCAAGCCTAAGAACGTAGTTGCTTTTAGGAGCTACTGCAGCTCCATAAACCGGTCTTGTAATTCACACCTCAGTCTGGCCTCGTTAGATGGCATGGAGATGTCAACTACAGCATCTTTCCACACCGCTCAATCTGTATTGACACCAGTTCAAAAAAAGAGACCAAGTCTGAACAGCTCACTTTACCAG ACTCCACAGCAGATGGCTTCATCTCATACTCCTTATAGAACACCAAAGAGTGTCCGGAGAGGTCCTGAACGTGTAGAGGGCGCTCCTATCCTGGGAACTCCTGACTACCTGGCACCAGAACTTCTGTTAGGCAAACCTCATG ttccagggtctgttctttgTG ATTTTATGGTGGATTGGTGGGCATTGGGGGTCTGTCTGTTTGAATTCCTCACTGGAGTCCCTCCCTTCAACGATGAGACTCCTCAGCTGGTGTTTCAGAACATTCTCAACAGAG ATATACCCTGGCCAGATGAAGATGAGGAGTTAACCCAGAATGCAAGAAATGCCATAGAGATTCTTCTCACCATGGATGCAACCAAACGTGCTGGTTTAAAAG AACTAAAGCATCATCCATTTTTTGAGGGTGTGGACTGGGAAAACCTTCACAATCAGACGATGCACTTCATCCCTCAGCCCGATGATGAGACAGACACTTCATACTTTGATGCGAGAAACGCAGCCCAACACCTCAATGTATCAGGCTTCAGTCTGTAA
- the mastl gene encoding serine/threonine-protein kinase greatwall isoform X2: METQTMSTESVNSAVKAPSIEDFVLVKPISRGAFGKVYLARKKCNSKLYAIKVVKKADMVNKNMTDQMKAERDALALSKSPFIVHLFYSLQTATKVYLVMEYLIGGDVKSLLHIYGYFEEDMSLKYTSEVALALDYLHRHGIIHRDLKPDNMLICNEGHIKLTDFGLSKVKLDRELNLMDILTTPSLVKPKKDYFRTPGQVLSLISSLGLNTPVTEGKRHSSTVLRSPVSCGKVKQRNSSLCSPLLKKRAEYLNSPVCSSRALGSNNVFSPGLLAKSLTPRLMKSRRRFETMSVGSLLPSNTDSEDCVSPMWEDEQHLQDGENLPRLHGKEVGNRMTRNIPITPVQKKTSATRAQDHSSALTSLDNQVDLGRNNKPDISAKRLQFNPANQCTSPLEEAVSRQSTGSSLVKPESPIEPKSSLKRGFEEVDQSPGKTENHSKKNDAVYKRCFQIPKSSSGAHTGLTGIFSVVGLDDAKSDQVCLQFSERMGPKQSSPIAVAKNLFCDLEDPGEEVALHNTKAKGTLSSQTSPCDARNIKRSLSLDSDGSVHDMSLVRNTPQKPTGEKDASSSFEELDEQDISAVTPMAQPSMATPKHSSAKQQRDFDHSFVDPGLSNSMLKSPGFLKPKNVVAFRSYCSSINRSCNSHLSLASLDGMEMSTTASFHTAQSVLTPVQKKRPSLNSSLYQTPQQMASSHTPYRTPKSVRRGPERVEGAPILGTPDYLAPELLLGKPHDFMVDWWALGVCLFEFLTGVPPFNDETPQLVFQNILNRDIPWPDEDEELTQNARNAIEILLTMDATKRAGLKELKHHPFFEGVDWENLHNQTMHFIPQPDDETDTSYFDARNAAQHLNVSGFSL, translated from the exons ATGGAAACACAGACGATGTCGACAGAGAGTGTAAACAGTGCAGTGAAAGCTCCCTCCATCGAGGACTTTGTGCTGGTCAAGCCCATCAGTCGAGGAGCCTTTGGGAAAGTTTACCTCGCCAGAAAGAAATGCAACTCTAAACTTTATGCAATTAAG GTGGTGAAGAAAGCAGACATGGTGAATAAAAACATGACTGATCAAATGAAAGCTGAGAGAGATGCTCTGGCTCTGAGTAAAAGTCCTTTCATTGTGCATCTGTTTTACTCTCTTCAAACAGCAACCAAAGTCTATCTG GTGATGGAGTATCTGATTGGAGGAGATGTAAAATCCTTACTTCACATCTATGGGTACTTTGAAGAAGACATGTCTTTAAAATACACCTCAGAGGTCGCACTCGCTCTGGATTACCTTCATAGACACGGCATCATTCATAG GGACCTAAAACCAGACAACATGCTCATCTGTAATGAGGGCCACATAAAACTTACAGACTTTGGGCTTTCCAAAGTTAAGCTTGACAGGG AGCTAAACCTGATGGATATATTAACCACACCCTCTTTGGTGAAGCCTAAGAAAGATTATTTTAGAACACCTGGTCAAGTTTTGTCCCTTATAAGCTCACTTGGTCTC AATACCCCGGTGACCGAGGGTAAACGTCACAGCAGCACAGTGTTGCGCAGCCCTGTTTCCTGTGGGAAAGTCAAACAAAGGAACAGCTCTCTATGTTCACCTCTACTGAAGAAAAGGGCTGAGTACTTGAATTCTCCAGTATGCTCAAGTCGAGCCCTAG GATCTAACAATGTGTTCAGTCCTGGCTTGCTGGCCAAAAGTTTGACTCCAAGGCTGATGAAATCAAGGAGAAGATTTGAGACGATGAGTGTTGGGAGCCTTTTACCATCCAATACAGATTCAGAGGACTGTGTCAGCCCAATGTGGGAAGATGAGCAG cATTTACAAGATGGTGAGAATCTTCCTCGGTTACATGGAAAGGAAGTTGGAAATAGGATGACAAGAAACATTCCCATTACACCTGTGCAAAAGAAGACGTCTGCGACGCGGGCTCAAGATCATAGCAGTGCTTTGACCTCACTTGATAACCAAGTGGATCTTGGCAGAAATAATAAACCAGATATTTCTGCAAAGAGGCTGCAGTTTAATCCAGCAAACCAATGTACCTCACCTCTGGAGGAGGCTGTTTCCCGTCAGTCAACTGGGAGCAGTCTTGTAAAACCCGAGTCTCCAATAGAGCCTAAATCCTCATTAAAGAGAGGGTTTGAAGAAGTAGACCAAAGTCCAGGGAAAACTGAAAACCATTCCAAGAAAAACGATGCAGTGTACAAGAGATGTTTCCAGATTCCTAAAAGCAGTTCAGGAGCTCACACGGGTTTAACTGGAATTTTCTCAGTTGTCGGGCTTGATGATGCTAAAAGTGATCAGGTATGTCTGCAGTTTAGTGAGAGAATGGGTCCAAAGCAATCCAGTCCCATTGCTGTGGCCAAAAACCTCTTTTGTGATCTGGAAGATCCAGGCGAGGAGGTAGCTTTGCATAACACTAAAGCAAAGGGCACTTTAAGCTCCCAGACCTCACCCTGTGATGCACGAAATATCAAAAGAAGCCTAAGTTTAGACTCCGATGGCTCAGTCCATGACATGTCATTGGTCAGGAACACGCCTCAGAAACCAACAGGTGAAAAAGATGCTTCGTCGTCTTTTGAAGAGCTGGATGAGCAGGACATTTCTGCAGTGACACCAATGGCCCAACCCTCGATGGCTACACCAAAGCATAGCAGCGCAAAACAACAGAGGGATTTTGATCATTCTTTTGTTGACCCGGGACTATCAAACAGCATGCTCAAATCACCTGGTTTCCTCAAGCCTAAGAACGTAGTTGCTTTTAGGAGCTACTGCAGCTCCATAAACCGGTCTTGTAATTCACACCTCAGTCTGGCCTCGTTAGATGGCATGGAGATGTCAACTACAGCATCTTTCCACACCGCTCAATCTGTATTGACACCAGTTCAAAAAAAGAGACCAAGTCTGAACAGCTCACTTTACCAG ACTCCACAGCAGATGGCTTCATCTCATACTCCTTATAGAACACCAAAGAGTGTCCGGAGAGGTCCTGAACGTGTAGAGGGCGCTCCTATCCTGGGAACTCCTGACTACCTGGCACCAGAACTTCTGTTAGGCAAACCTCATG ATTTTATGGTGGATTGGTGGGCATTGGGGGTCTGTCTGTTTGAATTCCTCACTGGAGTCCCTCCCTTCAACGATGAGACTCCTCAGCTGGTGTTTCAGAACATTCTCAACAGAG ATATACCCTGGCCAGATGAAGATGAGGAGTTAACCCAGAATGCAAGAAATGCCATAGAGATTCTTCTCACCATGGATGCAACCAAACGTGCTGGTTTAAAAG AACTAAAGCATCATCCATTTTTTGAGGGTGTGGACTGGGAAAACCTTCACAATCAGACGATGCACTTCATCCCTCAGCCCGATGATGAGACAGACACTTCATACTTTGATGCGAGAAACGCAGCCCAACACCTCAATGTATCAGGCTTCAGTCTGTAA